The Penaeus chinensis breed Huanghai No. 1 chromosome 12, ASM1920278v2, whole genome shotgun sequence DNA segment cacacaaacaaacaaacaaacaaacatgcacacataaacaaacatgcacacacaaacatatgcacacacacacacatacacacactcacactcacactcactcacactcacacactcactcacactcacacactcactcacactcacactcacactcacactcacactcacacacacacacacccacacacacacacacccacacacacacacaaacacacacacacacacacacacacacacacacacacacacacacacacacacacacacacacacacacaaacatatgcacagacgcacacgcacacgcacacgcacacgcacacgcacacgcacacgcacacgcacacgcactcgcacacgcacacgcacacgcacacgcacacgcacacacacacacacacacacacacacacacacacacacacacacacacacacacacacacacacacacacacacatgcatatgaatcGTAGGCGTAAaatccggtgtgtgtgtgtgtgtgtgtgtgtgtgtgtgtgtgtgtgtgtgtgtgtgtgtgtgtgtgtgtgtgtgtgtgtgtataaacacctacctgtatatataaacacacattcaaatgtaaacacacacatttatacacacacacgcacacacacacacacacacacacacacacacacacacacacacacacacacacacacacacacacacacacagacacacacccacacacacatatatataaatatatatatatatgtatatatatatatttatataaatatatatattaaccagcTAATTATTGAAAGGTTTTATCAGCGCCAATGTGaaatgctgtaaaaaaaaaaaaaaaaaaaaaaatccgtcccGCCTGCAAGTACTACTCGGTCGAGCGTTTTGTTCGTCGCGGGCCTTGCTAACCACTTACTGCCGCACTGATATCCGCGCCGTTGGCTCTCGCGATTCAAACCTGAagtgtactcatatatacatgtgtgtgtgtgtgtgtgtgtgtgtgtgtgtgtgtgtgtgtgtgtgtgtgtgtgtgtgtgtgtgtgtgtgtgtgtgtgtgtgtttattttttatttttatttaactttttttcaacagcaattcattccactgcaggacgtaggtctctcaattcactaccctgaagtgtaatatatatgtatatatatatatatatatatatatatatatattatatgtatataaattatatgtatatatattatatgtatatatattatatatattatatgcatatatattatatatattatatgtatatattatatatatatatatatatatatatatatatatatgaaaggaaaaccgcctttcatctttgtgtacacgttactgtgtttgtgtttgtgtcatatatatatatatatatatatatatatatatatatatatattatatgtatatatattatatatattatatttatatatattatgtatagtatatgtatatatgttatatgtatgtataaattatatatatatatatatatatatatatatatatatatttctgtgtcgtATCAGGGCCTGAccttggcgaccatgtttaatttcatggttgtacaagggagtgtacgaaggtggtttaccttgccttccttcgggtgattgaagagttcaccatctatcttcccctacgacacctgcgtttgacctcttatatatttttttttttttcttttttcctttttttatttctttcatcttttttctcttttttttttaattttatttctgttctcttcttttttctttttctttttctttttctttttctggtctcttctttactttctttttttttttttgtctttactctttgccttttctttttttcattttctttttttcattctctttcttttttctttccgtgttctttatttctctctctccctttttttttttttttttttttttttttttggtaattttgTTGGAATATATTTTGCTCTGTCTATTACTGCTATAAATGAAGGAAGTTtaggtataaataaaaaaagtataaataaaagtgtaaataaatataagtataaataaaagtggaaataaatggataaaaataaatagaattgtAAGTAGAtatgaaatagatagattaatatagataATGCTGTAAGaagatttaaataaataataaatatgattaaaagTTTAAATTGATATGAAGAGaggtataaaatagatatatgaaataaatacaaatgaatatataaatagatatatgaaataaatacaaatgaatatataaatagatatatgaaataaatacaaatgaatatataaatagatatatgaaataaatacaaatgaatatataaatagatatatgaaataaatacaaatgaatatataaatagatatatgaaataaatacaaatgaatatataaatagatatatgaaataaatacaaatgaatatataaatagatatatgaaataaatacaaatgaatatataaatagatatatgaaataaatacaaatgaatatataaatagatatatgaaataaatacaaatgaatatataaatagatatatgaaataaatacaaatgaatatataaatagatatatgaaataaatacaaatgaatatataaatagataacaatagataaaatatGCATGAATAGATATTCATAAATCAAGATACACACAAATCATCATAAATAAAGTTTTAAATAGATGAAAGTTAATAGATAAATGTGAattaaaatgtaaatgaatatagataaattatagattgatatatatctgtgtgtgtgtggggggggggtaggtgtgtttgtttgtgtttgtttgtttaggcgGTAACGTATGTTTTTCCTCGTACCTgttgctgcctttttttttttttttctttcttttttttatgtgatttacttcgctttgtctgttattatttattgtattatcttataaatatcaaatatatacatttttacaggtatgaaataatataaaacttTTACACTTaaccttacatttttttttttcttgtaatataaTTATTGGCATAATTATCGTTTTATATCATAAGATTATTagattagttttttctttcttttttcggtttACGTTACATTTCACCATTtaaatatccctttctctctcttccctttagcAACTTAAGAACACTCGTGCGGATGGTGGCCGCGGAAAGTGTGGGTCTCGCGCTGCTGTGGCTGACAATGGTGGTGCTGCATATATCCGCACTTATCGTAGGGTTCCTGGACCTCGATGCCATGTTGCAGTTTGTTATTGGGTTTACCAGTTATCTGTTCATCACGCACCTCTTGCTTAACGGATGGCTCGTGCGCATGTAAGAATGGTGGTGCCTGTGGACGTGTTTAATCGAGATGCATTGTCTTTTCGTTGTATGAATAGTAAAATCATTATTTCTGGAGAGATATCTTTGGATAATTTTACACGCAAAGGAGATTactgaaatactttttttttttacagatattgGGAGAAAATAAGTCGGCTAAGGGCGGTATTACTTTTTGTCACATTCACCTTTCCTCTTTACTTGTGAGTACAGTCGTTAgactcattaatattatataaacatttatactcaTGGTAATACGTGGATAAATGCGAGGGGTATTCTAAGGAATTATATACATTACTGTGCTTCTGTTAGacaggaatgagagaaaatgtaCTACAGAACGTGATTTTTTCTTTGATGAATGTAATTAATTCGATACTATTTATTCACTAGACTTATTTCTTAGAATTTCACTGGTACAGTACATCCTTTGCATTGTTATTGGATTCTTCAGTCTTTTTGTATCATCAACTATATTGCGAAATTGGTCTCAGCATTCCCCTTAGAGCTGTGGTTCTTAACCCATGGGTCGCGACCCAAAGTTGGGTCGCCAAGGATATGTGTACAATTTTCCCTCAGTATTCATAATGTTATCAAAGCATTATTCCTGTGTATGGAATACGGAAGCCCTTAACATTTAATGCTAAGCAAATCAAAGAGACATAGGCAATTTATAATGTTTTAGAATTTGAATTTTAGATAAGTGTTTATGAAAGTATATGGGTCAATTTCGTCAATCTGGACAGGATTTTGGGTACCATCCAAAAAAGGTGAAGAACCACTGCTTTGGAGCATTTGATATGCATCCTAGCCGCTGTATGGCCTTTCTGTCTCCATGTAAGGCTAGTCTACCTGCCCGCTAGAGAGAACGCAGGTAATCCGTGGAATGTTGCAGGTTGTTGCTCCGCGTCCGGCATGCTGTGGCCGCCTTTCGTGGGAGGAACCAGGTCGTGGCCCGGCGGGAGGCTCTGAAGGCCAGGTACGCCATCTCTGTCGAAAACAGTGCCGTCGTGGAATTCCCACCTCTTAGTGCGGCAGTGCAACGCACGAGCTGCGTCCCTCTCAGCGTTGAAACGTCGACGAATGACTCCCAAGGCGACTGTGAAGTCTCGCTTAGGTCGTGGGTCGTTACAGAAACAAACGTCGATGCCGACAGCAAGTTGATCAAGATGAGCTCCGACGACGTAGGGCTGAGGGAGCCGAAGAGCTTTTCGCATCTCTTCATGAGTGATTTATCCGAGCTCGTCGCCGGCCGGAAGACGCTCTCATTCCACTTCGTTTTGGATGCGAATAACGACATCATCCACGTCTCGAAGACCAGCACCCTGCCCAACGGACTGCCAGACCGGGTTCGCAATACAAGTCCTCTCACAATTTGCAATGATACCCATTACTTGATCAACCTCAGCCAGGGCATTGGGTATGAGGTTGTCGCTATTGCGGCGAGAAATGAAAAATCTTGTGTTACTGTTACGCAGACCAACCTATCTTCATTTTTATGGTGTTATACACTGTACAGCACCGCCCTCTTAGTCTATGGACTGCTGGTGAACTTGCGTCATAGTAAGTAACTTCATATGTGTAAATGTTATTGGATtcaaaacgcgcacacacacacacacacacacacacacacacacacacacacacacacacacacacacacacacacacacacacacacacacacacacacacacgtgtgtgtatacatatatatatatatatatgtgtgtgtacacatattgtgtatatatatacatacatacacatatatgtatatatatatag contains these protein-coding regions:
- the LOC125030884 gene encoding uncharacterized protein LOC125030884; protein product: MSNLRTLVRMVAAESVGLALLWLTMVVLHISALIVGFLDLDAMLQFVIGFTSYLFITHLLLNGWLVRIYWEKISRLRAVLLFVTFTFPLYLLLLRVRHAVAAFRGRNQVVARREALKARYAISVENSAVVEFPPLSAAVQRTSCVPLSVETSTNDSQGDCEVSLRSWVVTETNVDADSKLIKMSSDDVGLREPKSFSHLFMSDLSELVAGRKTLSFHFVLDANNDIIHVSKTSTLPNGLPDRVRNTSPLTICNDTHYLINLSQGIGYEVVAIAARNEKSCVTVTQTNLSSFLWCYTLYSTALLVYGLLVNLRHNGRATGLYHAGWMCTAAAWLLTCRGVDEPWTDTFAKIPLRLCFTVCRIFLMCGVAMGGLGNVAILYLSAKAAGYLALVGELVYKKLRRNVRPWGDVVDRYFFDKTLVMSYQGGESVVCCGWAIWCHVCRPSEHSFALLVAVLLCQAAGMIYLNFVRRFLKEPLKNPVRILMMAKDRMNAAEKSI